In one Chitinophaga sancti genomic region, the following are encoded:
- a CDS encoding translocation/assembly module TamB domain-containing protein, whose amino-acid sequence MTAPATNDYKHHGRPWWRWLLWGFLILLIIPVMAVLVLQLEPVQDFIRRQGEQYLQKKLHTTVRIGYLRVRGWQYLELRNVYVADTSKQALFYSGNLKVRYNLLAFLNNELRINGLEWDSVTANIYRNSGDTAFNYQFIVDAFVTKDTIPDTVSSQTGTTLQFLIKDVTLKHVYLRYIDAPGGMTAVVTFQELHVDPDDLLVNQGLYSLRGLKIDGLRGFFTRDYRPKVLAATAPPPANDTASSPFHLILKKLEIKNSSFLYADQGSGLNTGWKIGNLQLLNSSLDIDSTLIQVGELYIRNTGGTFAMNAPKDTSAPAPADSTAPNTWKVLATKAELDHINMRYDNNTAPAPRGAGSKDPDYNHLLLKNVVAHVGNINYNPDTISAVLHRISVQDKSGFGIKQGHFDVLYTPTTIALHNLLLETNRSILRKQIILKAPSWSTISDNLDLLQLQANLDSSHITLAEFMPFVPDSRKNKSMKPLWDKEIFLTTSLKGSLGKLIIETLHLADNKGNRINAKGEIGHVTDVDHLYADLPSLYILSGNKALRSWLPPGTMPDTPRLPEQMIITGSFLGGMKDMKTKLDLKSNAANASLTAHLVNIMDSIHSSYDLNLASFRVQPGYFLYDTTIGWISGRVMASGKGYTFPGIMAKADAHINEATYNRYTYHDVSLRANIDKQQLHAEGQSNDSSVNLTFNADGTLNDTSLQSLKATAQIARADLYTTHLYSNPFEIKGNMDMDFSSLTPGRLDGNAFLTGWQLATNGQVFVLDTISLLAQYKDQQYLNLTGPFGYINANGNIDYTKIGPAFGQIINKPLTPYDSVKLVKLPAGQLLVWDASLTFPRSLQAMAPTLRMEKPLLISGRLNSDSSLLVLNAALPKLSYDSILLDSLAITANIADTALRAQVSLANIHHKVMPLYHTSLTAAATTGRVNWDLLLDDLKRNPKYKVGGFVEFLPDNALALSLKPYLLLNRQEWQVDENNRIHIHNGGPDTAHIQLSYNDQSIAIQTKSDSSSARGKLPTLETHIKNFKLSTITALLAADTLLANGVLNADATVRNLDQSPLISSKLTIDSLTFRASNLGTLTAEVSTPQANQYSLDMSLEGNDNDLLVKGTYDSTINATVDINQLNMKSLESFTFGNMNRMHGTADGHFKITGTSSQPKATGNLHFNDAGGTITYVGANITMPDENIVLDEKGVQFNKFVIADSLQNELVLDGRINTKDYTNYNFNLNINADNFMILGKQVDPQQMYYGPAFVDTRIKVRGNLDLPRVDAYVKLRDKSNVTVTLPSEEPGVANREGVIIFVDKDNPLDSSLVKMVDSTRLENPRLKGINFSGNAEITPQSTIRIIIDPVNGDFVEAKGTASINATLDASSKMSLTGRYEISEGKYEMSLNQLIKRSFSIEKGSAITFSGDATNADLDITAKYTVNAQAADLVSDQLTSLSQTDRNKYKQKLPFYVYLHIKGNLLKPDISFELDMPEAEQNAFSGSVYNRIKQINQIPSELNKQVMGLLVLNSFIPDDPMAGEGSGDYGVSNMARQSVSKILSQQLNNLAGNLIKGVDLNFDLESDEDYSTGSAQQTTNLKVGASKSLFNDRLSVSIGSNVMLEGESQANPSSLVGDVSVEYKLTRDGRYRVRVYQRQDNTTVIEGQVVETGVAFALIMDYDNFREIFQKAKKDKKAEKLRTRKKTSTKK is encoded by the coding sequence ATGACAGCACCCGCAACTAACGACTACAAACATCATGGCCGGCCCTGGTGGCGCTGGCTCTTATGGGGATTTCTGATCTTGCTGATAATACCGGTGATGGCTGTTTTAGTACTACAGCTGGAACCTGTACAGGATTTCATCCGCCGGCAGGGAGAACAGTATCTCCAGAAAAAATTGCATACAACTGTTCGTATCGGCTATCTCCGCGTACGCGGATGGCAGTACCTGGAACTACGTAATGTTTATGTAGCAGATACTTCCAAACAGGCATTGTTCTACTCCGGAAATTTGAAGGTGCGGTACAATCTGTTGGCATTTCTCAACAATGAACTGCGAATAAATGGTCTTGAATGGGATTCCGTGACGGCAAATATTTATCGTAATTCCGGAGATACCGCTTTTAACTACCAGTTCATCGTAGATGCCTTCGTGACCAAAGACACGATCCCGGATACTGTGAGCTCCCAAACTGGCACAACACTTCAGTTCCTCATTAAAGACGTAACCCTTAAACACGTTTATCTTCGTTACATCGATGCTCCCGGAGGTATGACCGCCGTTGTCACCTTCCAGGAACTACATGTAGATCCGGACGACCTGCTTGTCAACCAGGGCCTGTACTCCCTGAGAGGATTGAAGATCGATGGCCTCAGGGGTTTCTTTACCCGGGACTACCGGCCCAAAGTATTGGCTGCTACAGCACCACCACCGGCCAATGATACCGCCAGTTCTCCTTTCCATCTGATTCTTAAGAAATTAGAAATCAAAAATAGCTCCTTCCTCTATGCCGACCAGGGGAGTGGCCTGAACACCGGCTGGAAAATAGGTAACCTTCAGCTCCTCAACTCCAGCCTGGACATCGATTCTACACTCATCCAGGTAGGTGAACTGTACATCCGGAATACCGGGGGCACCTTTGCCATGAATGCTCCAAAAGATACTTCGGCCCCTGCTCCGGCAGACAGCACCGCTCCTAATACCTGGAAAGTACTGGCGACAAAAGCAGAACTGGACCACATTAATATGCGGTATGATAATAATACCGCTCCTGCTCCAAGAGGTGCAGGCAGCAAGGACCCTGACTATAACCACCTCCTGCTGAAAAATGTCGTTGCTCACGTAGGCAATATCAATTACAACCCAGATACCATCAGCGCCGTATTACACAGGATATCCGTGCAGGACAAATCAGGGTTTGGTATCAAACAGGGTCACTTCGATGTTTTATACACACCTACCACTATCGCCCTGCACAACCTGCTGCTGGAAACCAACCGGAGTATCCTGCGCAAACAGATCATACTGAAGGCTCCTTCCTGGTCTACCATCTCTGATAACCTGGATCTCTTACAACTCCAGGCCAACCTGGACTCTTCCCACATCACACTGGCAGAATTCATGCCTTTCGTGCCCGATAGTCGTAAGAACAAATCCATGAAACCACTGTGGGATAAGGAAATTTTCCTGACCACCTCCCTCAAAGGCAGCCTCGGCAAACTGATCATCGAAACCCTCCATCTTGCTGATAATAAAGGCAACCGCATCAATGCAAAAGGAGAAATTGGACATGTAACAGATGTAGACCACCTGTATGCTGACCTGCCTTCACTATATATCCTCTCTGGTAATAAGGCCCTCCGTTCCTGGCTGCCTCCAGGCACCATGCCGGATACCCCCAGACTACCAGAGCAGATGATCATTACAGGTAGTTTCCTCGGGGGCATGAAAGACATGAAGACAAAGCTGGATCTGAAAAGCAATGCCGCCAATGCAAGTCTGACCGCCCATCTCGTAAATATCATGGATAGTATCCATAGCAGTTATGACCTGAACCTTGCCTCCTTCCGTGTACAACCAGGTTATTTCCTCTATGATACCACCATCGGCTGGATCAGTGGTCGCGTCATGGCATCCGGCAAGGGTTATACCTTCCCTGGTATCATGGCCAAAGCAGATGCCCACATCAATGAAGCTACTTACAACAGGTATACTTATCACGATGTAAGCCTCCGGGCTAATATCGATAAGCAGCAACTGCATGCCGAAGGCCAGAGCAATGATTCCAGTGTCAACCTCACTTTCAATGCAGATGGAACCCTGAACGATACAAGCCTCCAGTCGCTGAAAGCAACCGCACAAATCGCGCGTGCAGACCTGTATACCACCCACCTGTACAGCAATCCATTCGAGATAAAAGGAAATATGGATATGGATTTCAGTAGTCTGACACCGGGCCGCCTGGATGGAAATGCATTCCTCACAGGCTGGCAGTTAGCTACCAACGGACAGGTGTTTGTTCTGGATACTATCTCCTTACTGGCGCAATACAAAGACCAGCAATACCTGAATCTCACAGGTCCGTTTGGTTACATCAACGCCAATGGTAATATCGATTATACTAAGATCGGCCCTGCATTCGGGCAGATTATCAATAAGCCGCTCACGCCTTATGATAGTGTAAAGCTGGTAAAACTGCCTGCTGGTCAGCTCCTGGTATGGGATGCTTCGCTGACCTTCCCACGCAGCCTGCAGGCCATGGCACCGACCTTACGCATGGAGAAGCCATTGCTCATCAGTGGCCGTCTTAACTCAGATAGTAGCCTGCTGGTGCTCAATGCAGCCCTACCCAAACTGAGTTACGATTCTATCTTGCTGGATAGCCTGGCCATCACTGCAAACATCGCCGATACTGCCCTCAGGGCGCAGGTATCACTTGCCAATATCCATCATAAAGTAATGCCGCTGTATCATACCTCTCTTACAGCAGCTGCTACAACAGGAAGAGTGAACTGGGATCTGCTGCTGGACGACCTGAAACGCAATCCAAAATATAAAGTAGGTGGCTTTGTAGAGTTCCTGCCGGACAATGCACTGGCGCTTTCCCTGAAACCATACCTGCTGCTGAACCGCCAGGAATGGCAGGTAGATGAAAATAACCGGATCCACATTCATAATGGTGGTCCGGATACAGCGCACATCCAGTTATCTTACAATGACCAGTCCATCGCCATCCAAACGAAATCTGATAGCAGCAGTGCCCGTGGCAAACTGCCCACGCTTGAAACCCACATTAAAAACTTCAAGCTATCTACGATCACGGCTTTACTGGCTGCGGATACTTTACTGGCCAATGGCGTGCTAAATGCAGATGCTACCGTACGCAACCTGGACCAATCCCCTTTAATCAGTTCAAAACTCACCATAGATAGCCTCACATTCCGCGCTTCCAACCTGGGTACGCTCACCGCAGAAGTCAGCACCCCGCAGGCCAACCAGTATAGCCTGGATATGAGCCTGGAAGGTAATGACAACGACCTGCTGGTAAAAGGAACCTACGACTCTACCATCAATGCCACGGTAGACATCAACCAGCTGAACATGAAATCACTGGAGTCATTCACCTTTGGTAATATGAACCGCATGCACGGTACAGCCGATGGTCATTTTAAGATCACAGGAACAAGCAGTCAGCCAAAAGCAACCGGTAACCTGCACTTCAACGATGCAGGTGGTACCATCACTTATGTAGGCGCCAACATCACCATGCCTGATGAAAACATCGTGCTGGATGAAAAAGGAGTGCAGTTCAACAAATTCGTGATCGCCGATAGCCTGCAGAATGAACTGGTACTGGATGGTCGTATCAATACTAAAGACTACACTAATTATAACTTCAACCTGAACATCAATGCAGACAATTTCATGATCCTGGGCAAACAGGTAGATCCTCAGCAAATGTATTACGGGCCTGCTTTTGTAGATACCCGTATCAAGGTAAGAGGAAACCTGGATCTGCCAAGAGTAGATGCTTATGTGAAACTGCGTGATAAGTCGAATGTAACGGTGACCCTGCCATCCGAAGAACCAGGGGTAGCGAACAGGGAAGGGGTGATCATTTTCGTAGACAAAGACAATCCGCTGGATTCTTCGCTCGTGAAAATGGTAGACAGCACCAGGTTGGAAAACCCAAGACTGAAAGGCATCAACTTCTCTGGCAATGCTGAAATCACACCGCAATCCACCATTCGCATCATCATCGATCCGGTGAATGGTGACTTTGTAGAGGCAAAAGGTACCGCCAGCATCAATGCAACCCTGGACGCAAGTAGCAAAATGAGCCTGACAGGTCGTTACGAGATCTCAGAAGGTAAGTATGAAATGTCGTTGAACCAGTTGATCAAACGCTCCTTCTCCATCGAAAAAGGTAGCGCTATCACCTTTAGCGGAGATGCGACCAATGCCGATCTGGACATCACAGCCAAATATACCGTGAATGCACAGGCTGCAGACCTGGTATCAGATCAGCTGACCAGTCTCTCACAAACGGATAGGAATAAATACAAACAGAAACTACCATTCTATGTATATCTCCATATCAAAGGCAACCTGCTGAAACCAGATATCTCCTTTGAACTGGATATGCCGGAGGCAGAACAAAATGCATTCAGTGGTAGTGTGTATAACCGTATCAAACAGATCAACCAGATTCCTTCTGAGCTCAACAAACAGGTAATGGGCCTGCTGGTGCTGAATAGTTTTATACCGGATGATCCAATGGCAGGCGAGGGTAGTGGTGACTATGGCGTGAGCAACATGGCCCGTCAGAGTGTGAGTAAGATCCTCTCTCAACAGCTGAACAACCTGGCAGGTAACCTGATCAAAGGTGTGGACCTCAACTTCGACCTGGAATCAGACGAAGACTATTCTACCGGTTCTGCACAACAAACTACGAACTTGAAAGTAGGAGCTTCCAAGAGCCTGTTCAACGATCGCCTGTCTGTATCCATTGGGTCCAATGTGATGCTGGAAGGGGAATCGCAGGCAAACCCAAGCTCCCTGGTAGGCGATGTTTCCGTAGAATATAAGTTGACCCGCGATGGCCGTTATCGGGTAAGGGTATATCAACGCCAGGACAATACCACCGTGATCGAAGGTCAGGTAGTGGAAACCGGTGTTGCCTTTGCATTGATCATGGACTACGACAATTTCCGCGAGATCTTCCAGAAAGCGAAAAAAGATAAGAAAGCCGAAAAACTCCGTACCCGGAAGAAAACCAGTACTAAGAAATAA
- the tamL gene encoding translocation and assembly module lipoprotein TamL, with amino-acid sequence MGIYACSTTKSVPEGDRLYTGTSIKWDGKKPRDYGTLSANLASSVRPKPNKKLLGMPIRLWLYNLGSKPKGKGLNYLLRNKLGEAPVLLSSVKADYTANVLEQYMVDNGFFQALVTSEIKTPGSKKASGVYTVTPNHRYRIKSVTYEVDSSDLGKAIAAAYKNTSLKINRPYRLDSIKAERVRINNILKDRGYYYFTVDHLLVEVDSTNNGMVDLYLKVKDETPPQAKRPYTMKNITLYPDYSLDQDSLSRKGTPLIYNGIRIIDSTKKFRPGVFDRMVFLKPDSLYRLSNHDITLHRLTDLGTFKFVKGQFRQVRGDSSRLNASFYLTPYPRRSLSAELRGTSKSNNFAGSELKITAKNRNWLHYANLLEISLSGGLEWQVGGKQTSTAVGGNGYNLKAEAAVTIPRFYQPFWNLNVHTPYVPRTRISVSYELFSRSQLYNLNAYNFQFQYIWRKTQFLEHKWAPVSITYVLPTKTTAGYDSILKYDPSQRAAIEKQFILGGNYDITYDNKASNKVHTFYMNGNLDYSGNLAGLIVPRNDTGMKTILGSPFAQFIRLSADVRHYWKLSRGLTWVNRVFAGFGMPYGNSATLPFVKQYFIGGSSSLRGFRARTLGPGSYRDTSSRYLANEAGDVKLEYNSELRAHLTGIFNAAVFLDAGNIWLKKEVPGKQGSQFSAGRFMSQIAVDAGAGLRVDASILVVRLDLAFPLRKPWLPEGERWVMKDVKFGDPDWRKENLILNIAIGYPF; translated from the coding sequence ATGGGCATATACGCGTGTAGCACAACTAAATCGGTGCCGGAAGGTGATCGGCTTTATACTGGTACAAGCATAAAATGGGATGGTAAGAAGCCAAGAGATTACGGTACACTGAGTGCCAACCTTGCAAGCAGTGTAAGACCCAAACCTAACAAAAAGTTGCTGGGCATGCCAATCCGGCTCTGGCTTTATAACCTGGGTAGTAAACCCAAAGGAAAAGGCCTGAACTACCTGCTCCGCAATAAACTGGGAGAAGCTCCTGTGCTCTTAAGTTCAGTAAAAGCAGATTATACAGCCAATGTACTGGAGCAATACATGGTGGACAATGGCTTCTTCCAGGCGCTGGTCACATCAGAAATAAAAACACCAGGTAGTAAAAAAGCATCCGGTGTATACACGGTGACACCCAATCATCGCTACCGTATCAAGAGTGTGACTTACGAAGTGGATAGCAGCGATCTGGGCAAGGCCATTGCTGCCGCTTATAAGAATACCTCTCTGAAGATCAACCGCCCTTACAGGTTAGATAGTATCAAGGCCGAAAGGGTGAGGATCAATAATATTCTGAAAGACAGGGGCTACTATTACTTTACAGTCGATCACCTGCTGGTAGAAGTAGATAGCACCAACAATGGAATGGTAGATCTCTACCTGAAGGTGAAAGACGAAACACCCCCACAGGCGAAACGACCGTACACGATGAAGAACATCACACTGTACCCCGATTATTCACTGGACCAGGATTCGCTGTCACGCAAGGGTACCCCGCTAATATACAATGGTATCCGTATCATAGATTCTACGAAAAAATTCAGGCCAGGTGTATTTGACCGCATGGTGTTCCTGAAGCCGGATAGCTTGTACAGGCTGAGTAATCATGACATTACCCTACACAGGCTCACAGATCTGGGTACTTTCAAATTTGTGAAAGGGCAGTTCCGGCAGGTGAGGGGAGATAGTTCCAGGCTCAATGCCAGTTTCTACCTCACACCCTACCCAAGACGGAGCCTGTCAGCCGAGTTGAGAGGTACCTCTAAGTCTAACAATTTTGCAGGTTCTGAATTGAAAATCACTGCCAAAAACCGCAACTGGCTGCACTATGCAAACCTGCTGGAAATATCACTTTCCGGAGGTCTGGAATGGCAGGTAGGTGGTAAGCAAACATCGACAGCAGTAGGAGGAAATGGCTATAACCTGAAGGCAGAAGCGGCGGTGACCATTCCGCGTTTCTATCAGCCATTCTGGAACCTGAATGTACATACACCTTATGTACCCCGCACCCGCATCAGTGTGAGTTACGAACTATTTAGCCGTAGTCAGTTGTACAACCTGAATGCTTACAATTTCCAGTTCCAGTACATCTGGCGCAAGACACAGTTCCTGGAGCACAAATGGGCGCCGGTATCCATTACATATGTATTGCCCACCAAAACAACGGCGGGGTATGATAGCATCCTGAAGTACGACCCCAGCCAGCGTGCAGCGATTGAGAAACAATTCATTCTGGGTGGTAACTATGATATCACATACGATAACAAGGCATCCAATAAGGTCCATACTTTCTACATGAATGGCAATCTCGATTATTCAGGTAACCTGGCAGGACTGATCGTTCCAAGAAATGATACCGGTATGAAGACCATCCTGGGTAGTCCGTTTGCACAGTTTATCCGTTTGTCTGCCGATGTACGTCACTATTGGAAACTAAGCAGGGGCTTGACATGGGTAAACCGGGTCTTTGCTGGTTTTGGTATGCCATATGGGAACTCCGCGACCCTGCCATTTGTAAAGCAATATTTTATTGGTGGTAGCAGCAGTCTGAGAGGTTTCCGCGCCAGAACACTGGGGCCGGGGAGTTACCGGGATACCAGCAGCAGGTACCTGGCCAATGAAGCCGGTGATGTGAAACTGGAATATAACTCAGAGTTACGTGCACATCTCACAGGTATATTCAATGCAGCCGTATTCCTGGATGCCGGTAATATCTGGCTTAAGAAAGAAGTACCAGGAAAGCAGGGAAGTCAGTTCAGCGCCGGCAGATTTATGAGCCAGATAGCTGTGGATGCGGGGGCGGGTTTACGTGTAGATGCTTCCATTCTTGTAGTACGACTGGATCTGGCTTTCCCGCTACGAAAACCCTGGCTACCCGAAGGCGAACGATGGGTGATGAAGGATGTGAAGTTTGGAGATCCTGACTGGCGAAAGGAGAATTTGATCCTGAACATTGCGATCGGTTATCCGTTCTAA
- a CDS encoding septal ring lytic transglycosylase RlpA family protein produces MITKKHTGTLLVLCSAMLILFSSCSRKITESGKASYYADKFEGRKTASGSIFHQNKMTAAHRTLPFGTKVKVVNIANGRTAKVKITDRGPFAEGRVIDLSKKAAKKLGMISTGVAPVEIKYKKKN; encoded by the coding sequence ATGATTACAAAAAAACATACAGGAACCTTGCTCGTGCTGTGTAGCGCGATGCTGATTTTGTTTTCTTCCTGTAGCAGGAAGATTACAGAAAGTGGAAAAGCATCTTATTATGCGGACAAGTTTGAAGGACGTAAAACAGCCAGTGGCAGTATCTTTCATCAGAACAAAATGACTGCCGCACACCGCACATTGCCTTTCGGTACGAAAGTGAAAGTGGTGAATATTGCCAATGGTCGTACAGCAAAAGTGAAGATTACAGACAGAGGTCCATTTGCAGAAGGCAGGGTGATAGATCTGTCAAAGAAGGCAGCGAAGAAACTGGGAATGATCAGTACAGGAGTGGCGCCAGTGGAGATAAAGTATAAGAAGAAGAACTAA